The Tachysurus vachellii isolate PV-2020 chromosome 10, HZAU_Pvac_v1, whole genome shotgun sequence genomic sequence gtgtgtgtgtgtgtgtgtgtgtgtgattattgttAAACCAGAAGCCCTGTAACAAAATTGCAATAAAAACGAGATCAAGATTCATGAAGTTGACACTGAAGACTTCATCATGTAAACCTCATTACATTGACAATGAatcacatttgtttgtttttttaaccagtTTCTAATTAGATTTGTGTCTGAAGCATCTGCCATGTGAACGAGACTGAATAAGTGCAGTGACTGCGAGTAAATTAGAGCCGATGAATGGAGTGACAGTGAATGGGgactaaatacaaaaaataaatagatttaatttaGATTATGTGGAGTGTTATGTAGAAGTTTCTGTGATTAAGCTActgctatagaaatgataagtTATTAGAACAAGCACACCTAATGACACCTAAGTGGATGTTATAATATAGGGGTGGAGTCATGACTCATGAACTTCCTGTCTTTCTCACTGCTGTGAATATATTCAGAATCATTACTGAATATTTGAAATCAATTTTATTCATGCTAAATTGTACCCTCAAACTCCTGGTTTATTATGGGCTATGAACAGACTTTAGAGTGACGGAGAGTGAATAAAGGAGTGAACAGAAGTAAATTCTGGTTCTTTTacagctttgtttttattgGGTCATAAAACTGAAGcacgacaaacacaaacacagtaaaaacaaattattcCATCATGCAGGACACATTAGTTTCACTCGTAATACTCTCCAGTCTCTCTGTTTAAGACTTtctcactctttgtctctctctgtacttACAGATAGTTGTGATATTGCAGTGTGTTCgatgtgttttgtgtcagtAAACACACCATTATAACAGGAACAATGGCCATGTGATCTTCGCTCAGTGGTATTTTTCTGGTGTTTAttcagtctgtgtgagtgaaggTCTCAGCAGTCTCTCCTGGTCCGAACTGTCTTGCTGTGGTATTTAACAGGAAGTGCCCATCGTCTCATGAGATATATATcaaaagtgtacagtgtttctGCCTCCAGTCCACTTACTGTTGCTGTAGTAACAGCACGGCGAGCATCAAGTTCCTGGAAGTATTTACAGAGCACCCGCTGATCAGGAGGGCGGGAATCTGGTGTTAAGCAACGGTCTATGTCACTCCTTTGTTTACGGGGTTTAACTTGGTTTCGACCTGTCTTACTCTTCTGTTCACTACACGTCATTATGTCTTGACCTTTTTCTGTTCTTGGTCCACTCCATAACCCTCTGTCTGCACCAGTCTCACTCCTCTGTCTACCCCGTTTCAGACTGTTTCCAACTGTCCCATTCTGCATGTCTGCCCTGCGTCTGTAGAGGCAGTAAAGTCCTCGTTCCTCAGTTCCCATCCATGCGAGTGTAACAGAGCTGCAGGTGCGCAGTGTGTTAAAGCTCTTGATGTGGAGTGTATGTGGCAGCGCCGGCGCTTCCCTGCGGTGGAATGCAGATGATGCTTGCATTTTCAAGCACAAAGTCTCACTCTctgctgtatatgtgtgtgaagcAGCGAGTCGGAGCTGGATCAGGTAGGAGGAGAATCCCTGCAGCCACATCTGGACGAGTTGATCTCCTACATCCTGTGATGTCAGCTCATTTCCTTGGGCCGAGACTgaaacagtgagtgtgtgtgtgtgtgcattgttgCAGCTCAGCAGCGTGAGCAGACCTTTCTTCTGCCCACCACGGGGCCGGAAACGGAAACTCTGCCTCTCACCTGCACCAGAACTCAGTGTGACCCACTGCACCTGCCCCTCTCTCAGTGGGGTCACACTATGTATGTGtggttctttgtgtgtgtgtgattctgtgtgtgtgtgtgccacagtTCCTATGTATGCTGCGCTGGTGCTGTTCATTCTGTCAATTACAAACAGATCAAAGTAATAGAGTGTGTTTGGAAGAAGGTCAGAGACGGTACACACACTTTCCATCTCTTCACATGCACACATCGCTCTTTTCTCCTCTTGTGCGGCACACAGACTCCTGTAGTTATGTTTGCTGTTCA encodes the following:
- the ndnfl gene encoding protein NDNF — translated: MSVLWSVYLAVTFISHTHCTLSPENEVPLRTTTWLNDGKNIPVHLSKGHTHRFHFTLRKKMPALMLTVSPCSGSVEWHLTAHTLKDKPAKNHYWSFKKSEPEVWWRKSTNEKTLHSYSGSAVDTYMGPALHPISIYTLQIKSTQDDTHAHVYLHEGPAPWGVFPELPFDPRVHLLGVGMSSVTLTWNPSPTVLKTLHTHTHTHPYKYCVTVNSKHNYRSLCAAQEEKRAMCACEEMESVCTVSDLLPNTLYYFDLFVIDRMNSTSAAYIGTVAHTHTESHTHKEPHIHSVTPLREGQVQWVTLSSGAGERQSFRFRPRGGQKKGLLTLLSCNNAHTHTLTVSVSAQGNELTSQDVGDQLVQMWLQGFSSYLIQLRLAASHTYTAESETLCLKMQASSAFHRREAPALPHTLHIKSFNTLRTCSSVTLAWMGTEERGLYCLYRRRADMQNGTVGNSLKRGRQRSETGADRGLWSGPRTEKGQDIMTCSEQKSKTGRNQVKPRKQRSDIDRCLTPDSRPPDQRVLCKYFQELDARRAVTTATVSGLEAETLYTFDIYLMRRWALPVKYHSKTVRTRRDC